A window of the Natronomonas salina genome harbors these coding sequences:
- a CDS encoding DUF6684 family protein, whose amino-acid sequence MLDWLTRETVVDVSINAVPVFILGYFTVLHGVGSPWEFRPLAVFFMYVLTLFPLVLLAVATYYAARAIERDAARA is encoded by the coding sequence GTGCTGGACTGGCTGACGCGCGAGACCGTGGTCGACGTCTCGATCAACGCGGTCCCGGTGTTCATCCTCGGCTACTTCACGGTCCTCCACGGCGTCGGTTCGCCGTGGGAGTTCCGCCCGCTGGCGGTGTTCTTCATGTACGTGCTGACGCTGTTCCCGCTGGTGCTGCTGGCGGTCGCGACCTACTACGCCGCGCGGGCGATCGAGCGGGACGCCGCCCGGGCCTGA